A single region of the Gracilibacillus caseinilyticus genome encodes:
- the tatC gene encoding twin-arginine translocase subunit TatC has protein sequence MEEDKSLPNEKEMGYLEHFAELRNRLLWTAFIFILFFMGGLYFVEDIRNFFLNDIDITLNLISPEEIIWVIFMIAFIVALAGTLPFLCIQIWFFVRPGLTKREQQLSLIYIPVVFLLFLAGLAFGYYIFIKLILPFVLSLNDGMFETMFTVENYFRFIFRVTLPFAVFFEVPVITMFLTSLGIVTPQFLSKTRKYGYFILIIIGTMISPPDFILQIIVAIPLIILYEISIMLSRMVYRKKQDKHREFMENE, from the coding sequence AAAAAGAGATGGGTTATCTCGAACACTTTGCCGAATTACGAAATCGTTTATTATGGACAGCCTTTATTTTTATATTATTTTTTATGGGCGGTTTGTACTTTGTGGAAGATATTCGTAATTTCTTTCTAAACGATATAGATATAACACTCAATCTTATTTCACCTGAAGAAATTATTTGGGTTATCTTTATGATTGCCTTTATTGTGGCACTTGCTGGAACATTACCTTTTCTCTGCATCCAAATATGGTTTTTTGTCAGACCTGGTTTAACGAAGAGGGAACAACAACTTTCCTTAATTTATATTCCAGTTGTTTTTCTATTATTTTTAGCAGGACTTGCGTTCGGCTATTACATTTTCATTAAACTGATCTTACCATTTGTTCTGTCACTAAATGACGGAATGTTTGAAACGATGTTTACGGTCGAGAATTATTTCCGTTTTATCTTTCGAGTGACTTTACCATTTGCGGTATTCTTTGAAGTGCCGGTAATCACGATGTTTCTAACTAGTTTAGGCATCGTTACACCTCAATTCTTATCGAAAACACGTAAGTACGGGTATTTCATACTGATCATTATCGGGACGATGATTTCACCTCCAGATTTTATTTTGCAAATCATCGTAGCAATCCCGTTAATTATTCTTTATGAAATCAGTATTATGTTATCACGGATGGTTTATCGAAAAAAACAAGACAAACATCGTGAATTCATGGAAAATGAATAA
- a CDS encoding YozE family protein, with amino-acid sequence MKSFYHFMMRYRGNKQLDNARKLADWMFYEHDFPKHSNDYDDISRYLEWHTPFPEAISTFDNLWDSYIEEEKP; translated from the coding sequence ATGAAATCTTTCTATCACTTTATGATGCGTTATCGGGGGAACAAACAATTAGATAATGCTAGAAAATTGGCAGATTGGATGTTTTATGAGCACGATTTCCCAAAACATTCCAATGATTATGATGACATCAGCCGTTACTTGGAATGGCATACACCGTTCCCAGAAGCTATATCAACATTTGATAATCTCTGGGACAGCTATATAGAAGAAGAAAAGCCATGA
- a CDS encoding YolD-like family protein, whose protein sequence is MNDRGNIKWASLMLPEHVKMLQDFFEEEDTVDPSILSEDDSAEMEHTIQEAIHTSAAIEIDFKDNGTYKKTVGTIIKADLIGRQLNLLTAQNNKLKLRFDQIVSLRFHHK, encoded by the coding sequence ATGAATGATCGAGGTAATATAAAATGGGCATCTTTAATGTTACCGGAGCATGTCAAGATGTTGCAAGATTTTTTTGAAGAAGAAGATACGGTAGATCCTTCCATATTAAGCGAGGATGACTCAGCAGAGATGGAGCATACCATTCAGGAAGCCATACACACATCAGCTGCTATCGAAATAGACTTTAAGGATAACGGAACATATAAAAAAACTGTCGGTACTATTATAAAAGCTGATTTAATAGGACGACAATTGAACTTACTTACAGCACAAAATAACAAGCTAAAGTTACGGTTTGATCAAATCGTATCGCTTCGTTTTCACCATAAGTAA
- a CDS encoding exonuclease SbcCD subunit D: MKIIHTADWHLGKIVHGLHMTEDQGEVLRELLTILEKEKPDLLIIAGDLYDRAVPPREAVDILNAFLTKASVELEIPIVAISGNHDSPDRLGFGASLFRSKQLYVATTIEDIFHPVHLQDSDGDVYIHMVPYVEPEQVKAYFQDATIQTHQAAMECIIAQLREKMTEHPDARHLLVGHAFIAGGMESESEERLTMIGGTPYIDASLFDAFDYVALGHLHQPQKIKSEYIRYSGSLMKYSFSEANHRKSVTLLELTNEDKQLSTIPLNAPRNLRVLEGYFQDLLDGKIAEPTEDYLQIRLLDDGQIMDPVTKLRKLYPNILRLERKNPYVHQSLRELQSIKEKQEMSHEQLFAAFYKEIKKTELSEERETYIKRVIHQVMTDERRK, encoded by the coding sequence GTGAAAATTATTCATACAGCAGATTGGCATTTAGGCAAAATCGTTCATGGTTTACATATGACAGAGGACCAGGGAGAGGTGTTAAGAGAGCTTCTCACTATTTTGGAGAAAGAAAAGCCTGATCTTCTGATTATAGCAGGTGACTTATACGATCGTGCTGTACCTCCGCGCGAAGCAGTAGATATATTAAATGCATTCTTAACGAAGGCATCCGTTGAATTAGAGATACCGATTGTAGCGATCTCAGGAAATCATGACAGTCCAGACCGTCTTGGTTTTGGTGCGAGCTTGTTTCGTTCCAAGCAATTATATGTAGCAACCACGATAGAAGATATTTTTCACCCTGTTCATTTACAGGACTCTGATGGTGATGTGTATATTCATATGGTCCCATATGTCGAACCAGAGCAAGTGAAAGCATATTTCCAGGATGCCACCATTCAAACGCATCAAGCTGCTATGGAATGTATTATTGCCCAATTGAGAGAAAAGATGACAGAGCACCCGGACGCACGTCATCTACTAGTTGGCCATGCATTTATCGCAGGAGGGATGGAGTCAGAATCAGAAGAAAGACTGACCATGATTGGAGGGACTCCCTATATCGACGCAAGCCTGTTTGATGCATTCGATTACGTAGCATTAGGGCACTTACACCAGCCACAAAAAATCAAAAGCGAGTATATCCGTTACAGTGGCTCTCTAATGAAATATTCTTTTTCTGAAGCCAATCACCGTAAATCCGTTACCTTGCTTGAACTCACAAATGAGGACAAGCAATTATCGACCATACCACTAAACGCGCCAAGAAATTTACGTGTGCTCGAAGGCTATTTTCAAGATCTGTTAGATGGAAAAATTGCAGAACCAACAGAAGATTATTTACAGATACGCTTGCTGGATGACGGACAAATCATGGATCCAGTCACTAAGCTCCGCAAACTCTATCCGAATATTCTTCGACTAGAACGAAAAAACCCATACGTACATCAATCGTTACGAGAGCTGCAATCCATTAAAGAGAAGCAAGAAATGTCGCATGAGCAATTATTTGCTGCCTTTTATAAAGAAATCAAAAAAACAGAACTGTCTGAAGAACGAGAAACGTATATAAAAAGAGTTATTCATCAAGTCATGACGGACGAAAGGAGGAAATAA
- a CDS encoding AAA family ATPase, whose translation MRALQLEMTAFGPYREKQLIDFTELGAEPIFLITGPTGAGKTTIFDAICFSLYGRASGADRDQEAFRSHFAEVDNQTNVRFTFLLHGKKYQVTRSPKQLKPRARGEGYTEEVASASLYVSNQQEEWELLVSKIKEVNETLEQMIGLDYEQFKKMIMIPQGEFRKLISENSKEREEVLQKIFRTYLYRNITEKLKEESAEIKEQISKLEWRRQQELDKLPEGTIDEQSDAKTKEQLEDHLLSLDEQKENGNRQLEQMTDQLTNLQETFYQQKQLVDYFTEYEQLNIKQQQLAEIEPEIKQRTERLELAKTADKIKPVETLLQTRKQEWQQHQQSLTTLKQQLETNQSRYTQIKETYEQEQKKEPERESLQFQLKEQQKLLDMMDELEAISEKRHQLEQQRQQASKELTNSEKKVTELEQLRDEHYRLKDAMHETSATLQNFEHELEQNVRQSQEIQELKTEYQQLQILRKDYQQYQRVQQKLQDKVNDQTNRCDRLEQERKAHVASDLASYLETGQACPVCGSEHHPSPAANRQQGISEEQLEMEKKQLTDLQNQTNDMQMKLYQIKEQGEAKRQIVNRLLSTIGAETTQDITQSELRKLEQQIMDNLRKRRETQKQANSIWQQQQKEEEKISNTLADYTRIKQHTADLQTKQKQLESEYQQIHAKYAQLMEQLPNDINSVSAFKQQLKQLEEQMQSMHNSWKQVQADYEQALADKHKQETKYNEAIAYNQQLEEKYEQQQSVWHQTLADYHFENETSFKEALLSIDKQQEMEQEINHFYEQKNVQANRLNSLKEWIRDREKPDLAIIREQIATMQQQKDEHSKHLQSIDLYRKQLIEVIRKTNELTVEIEKLHKDYYHIGELADLAKGDNTARLSFERFVLSTFLDEILLQANIRLDKMTDHRYQLIRSEELAKRGAQSGLDLEVLDHYTGRKRSVKTLSGGEGFKAALSLALGMADIVQSYAGGVQLDTLFIDEGFGTLDEISLEQAIACLKDLQRDHRVIGVISHVAQLKEEIKAKLIVESSPDGSAASFKID comes from the coding sequence ATGCGTGCGTTACAATTGGAAATGACAGCATTTGGTCCTTATCGTGAGAAACAGCTTATTGATTTTACCGAACTGGGTGCTGAACCGATCTTTTTAATTACTGGTCCTACAGGAGCGGGAAAGACGACGATCTTTGACGCTATCTGTTTCAGCTTATACGGCAGGGCAAGTGGTGCTGATCGAGATCAGGAAGCATTTCGAAGCCATTTTGCAGAGGTTGATAATCAAACGAACGTTCGCTTCACTTTCTTATTACACGGAAAAAAATATCAGGTAACGAGAAGTCCCAAACAACTTAAACCTAGGGCACGAGGAGAAGGATACACAGAAGAAGTAGCAAGTGCCAGTTTATATGTGTCTAATCAGCAGGAAGAATGGGAACTGCTTGTCTCCAAGATTAAAGAAGTGAACGAAACTCTTGAACAGATGATCGGATTGGATTATGAACAATTCAAGAAAATGATCATGATTCCACAAGGAGAGTTTCGCAAATTAATTTCTGAAAATAGTAAAGAGCGGGAGGAAGTATTACAAAAAATCTTCCGCACGTATCTGTATCGCAATATTACTGAAAAATTAAAAGAAGAATCTGCCGAAATAAAAGAACAAATAAGCAAGTTAGAATGGCGGCGTCAGCAAGAATTAGACAAGCTCCCTGAAGGAACAATAGATGAGCAATCAGACGCAAAGACAAAGGAACAACTAGAAGACCACCTCCTTAGCCTTGATGAACAAAAAGAAAATGGTAATCGCCAGTTAGAACAAATGACAGATCAATTAACGAATTTGCAAGAGACGTTCTACCAGCAAAAACAATTAGTAGACTATTTCACCGAATATGAGCAACTGAATATAAAACAACAGCAATTAGCAGAAATAGAGCCTGAAATAAAGCAACGGACAGAGCGGCTGGAGCTTGCGAAGACCGCTGATAAAATAAAACCAGTAGAAACATTACTGCAAACACGAAAACAAGAATGGCAGCAACACCAACAATCATTAACCACTTTGAAACAGCAATTAGAAACGAATCAGTCTCGTTATACACAAATCAAAGAAACTTATGAACAGGAACAAAAGAAGGAACCCGAACGAGAATCATTACAATTTCAGTTGAAAGAGCAACAAAAACTGTTAGATATGATGGATGAACTTGAAGCTATTTCTGAGAAACGTCATCAACTCGAGCAACAACGACAACAGGCATCTAAAGAATTAACGAATTCCGAGAAAAAAGTGACAGAACTCGAGCAACTAAGAGATGAGCATTATCGATTGAAGGATGCGATGCATGAGACTTCAGCAACTTTGCAAAATTTCGAGCATGAATTGGAACAAAATGTCCGTCAATCTCAGGAAATCCAAGAGTTAAAAACAGAATATCAGCAACTGCAAATCTTAAGAAAAGATTATCAGCAATATCAGCGCGTACAACAAAAATTACAGGATAAAGTTAACGATCAGACTAACCGTTGTGACCGTTTGGAACAAGAGCGAAAAGCGCACGTTGCCAGTGACTTAGCCTCATATTTGGAGACTGGACAAGCGTGTCCAGTCTGCGGTTCAGAACACCATCCGTCACCTGCTGCAAATCGTCAGCAAGGTATATCGGAAGAACAACTGGAGATGGAAAAGAAACAGTTGACAGATTTGCAGAATCAGACGAACGATATGCAAATGAAACTGTACCAAATAAAGGAACAAGGCGAAGCAAAACGACAAATTGTTAATCGTTTGTTAAGTACAATTGGAGCGGAAACAACACAAGATATAACGCAGTCAGAATTACGGAAACTTGAACAACAAATAATGGACAACCTGCGCAAACGAAGAGAAACTCAGAAGCAGGCAAATTCAATATGGCAGCAACAGCAGAAGGAAGAGGAGAAGATTTCCAACACACTAGCAGATTATACCCGTATCAAGCAACATACTGCCGATCTCCAAACCAAGCAGAAACAACTAGAAAGCGAGTATCAACAAATCCATGCTAAATACGCTCAACTAATGGAGCAATTACCAAATGATATTAACTCTGTTTCAGCATTTAAACAGCAGTTGAAGCAACTAGAAGAGCAGATGCAAAGTATGCATAACTCTTGGAAGCAAGTACAAGCAGATTATGAACAAGCTTTAGCAGATAAGCATAAACAAGAAACAAAATATAACGAGGCCATTGCTTACAACCAGCAATTAGAAGAGAAATACGAACAACAGCAGTCTGTTTGGCATCAAACTCTAGCAGACTATCATTTTGAAAATGAAACAAGCTTTAAAGAAGCTTTACTGTCAATAGACAAACAGCAAGAAATGGAACAAGAAATCAACCATTTCTATGAACAAAAGAATGTACAAGCAAATCGGTTAAATAGTCTGAAGGAATGGATCCGTGATCGTGAAAAACCAGATCTCGCCATTATACGTGAACAAATTGCGACGATGCAGCAGCAAAAGGATGAACATTCGAAGCATCTGCAATCAATTGATTTGTACCGGAAACAGCTTATCGAAGTCATCCGGAAAACAAATGAACTGACGGTGGAAATAGAAAAATTGCATAAAGATTATTACCATATTGGTGAACTAGCGGATCTTGCTAAAGGAGATAACACAGCGAGGTTATCATTTGAACGATTTGTACTGTCGACCTTCCTCGATGAAATACTGCTGCAAGCGAACATAAGGTTAGATAAGATGACCGATCATCGTTATCAGTTAATTCGAAGTGAAGAATTAGCAAAACGAGGTGCACAGAGTGGATTAGATCTGGAAGTGCTCGATCATTATACGGGTAGAAAACGATCGGTCAAAACACTCTCTGGTGGAGAAGGATTTAAAGCAGCATTAAGCTTAGCTTTAGGTATGGCAGATATTGTTCAATCCTATGCAGGAGGGGTCCAGCTAGATACGCTGTTTATTGATGAAGGATTTGGTACGTTAGACGAAATATCACTCGAGCAAGCGATCGCCTGCTTAAAAGACTTACAACGTGATCACCGCGTCATCGGGGTAATTTCCCACGTAGCACAATTAAAAGAGGAAATTAAAGCAAAATTAATTGTCGAATCCTCACCTGACGGATCTGCTGCAAGCTTCAAAATCGACTAA
- a CDS encoding YqfQ family protein, with protein MFRPPNQPPQFPMQQMPPGGGGGYFPGFQSRGPMPPMANQAANSQSGLQGLLQRFLPSQASSASQVSNLASSAGAGGGSNLMGTLNNVQQVLKVAQQATPLIKEYGPMIKNAPKLINMMKALSEINDEDDEESTDVAVDAQADEADELNIAGSADDNMQSNANRRRTALKSQPKLFI; from the coding sequence ATGTTTCGCCCACCAAATCAACCACCGCAATTCCCAATGCAACAAATGCCACCAGGCGGCGGTGGTGGTTATTTTCCAGGTTTTCAGTCAAGAGGACCAATGCCACCTATGGCAAATCAGGCGGCTAATAGCCAAAGCGGTTTACAAGGGCTGTTACAACGTTTCTTGCCTTCACAAGCATCATCTGCATCTCAAGTCTCCAACTTGGCATCGAGTGCAGGAGCTGGCGGCGGGAGTAATTTAATGGGAACATTGAATAATGTGCAGCAAGTATTGAAAGTAGCTCAACAAGCAACACCTCTAATAAAAGAATACGGACCCATGATAAAAAATGCACCGAAACTCATCAATATGATGAAAGCATTAAGTGAAATTAATGATGAGGATGACGAAGAATCAACAGATGTAGCAGTCGATGCGCAAGCAGATGAGGCCGATGAACTCAATATCGCTGGATCAGCGGATGATAACATGCAGTCAAATGCGAACAGAAGGCGAACAGCATTAAAATCACAACCAAAGTTATTTATCTAA